A stretch of the Streptomyces sp. NBC_00078 genome encodes the following:
- a CDS encoding VOC family protein: MPSTSDTTSTSDATSTSDATSSDTSGPTGQPPAPQVWPTLRAHDARSLIRFLVDAFGFEETVVYGEGDVVQHAQLSWPEGGGIMLGSVREEHEPGTGPTPPGAFSAYVVTADPDSVHARARAAGADITADLHVTDYGSRDFAARDPEGNRWNFGTYRGEPR, from the coding sequence ATGCCCAGCACATCAGACACGACCAGCACGTCCGACGCGACCAGTACGTCCGACGCGACCAGCTCCGACACGTCCGGCCCCACCGGGCAGCCCCCCGCCCCTCAGGTCTGGCCCACCCTGCGTGCCCACGACGCCCGGTCTTTGATCCGCTTCCTCGTCGACGCCTTCGGCTTCGAGGAGACCGTGGTGTACGGCGAAGGCGACGTGGTCCAGCACGCCCAGCTCAGCTGGCCCGAGGGCGGCGGCATCATGCTGGGATCGGTCCGTGAGGAGCACGAGCCCGGTACGGGCCCGACGCCGCCCGGTGCCTTCAGCGCCTACGTCGTCACCGCCGACCCGGACTCCGTCCACGCCCGCGCCAGGGCCGCCGGCGCCGACATCACCGCAGACCTGCACGTCACCGACTACGGCTCCCGCGACTTCGCCGCACGCGACCCGGAAGGCAACAGGTGGAACTTCGGTACCTATCGTGGCGAACCACGCTGA
- a CDS encoding metallophosphoesterase family protein has protein sequence MRCCLSAPLAALQTLPDPCQVLRSGALLTPALLRTAADALRGSAGRGRHRHRDGLAAIHLELVTLAEDRAVVTWYTGVPGSDDGLGHMLPAVTEGEVVYGTRPGRLNRVAAEEGPVAHHYVELTDLEPGQTYYYQARSRGVAATPTPLHLVRGNAVGTNRHGLGSGGGPYSFTTPQPPPGRHLLSIALCNDLHLGETTAGLVTGVPLLRGVRQEQGLAPYPEIMSRAVVEEARLRGADVLLAAGDISAGGGAQDLAEAKRILDGFGIHGRDYFVVRGNHDRPGHGNCRSCAGGCGDSFRDGFLDGDGPSYFSRDLGGLRIVGLDTYEKDGNGADSGGLGGEQLSWFRARLREAKDQPTVVFGHHPLAVRDSVFPVTGGQRLGRRQARSILDAYAGAPGVFLHHAGHTHRNKRTVLPQAPHVTMQEVSAVKEYPGGFCLVRIHSGGFAVNHYKARGAAAREWGERSRRVAAGLWPHHALGRSVADRNSMTVRDLSGITRPANRLSLQAP, from the coding sequence ATGCGCTGCTGCCTGTCCGCTCCCCTCGCCGCCCTGCAGACCCTGCCCGATCCCTGTCAGGTCCTGCGGTCCGGCGCCCTCCTCACGCCCGCCCTGCTGCGGACGGCCGCCGATGCCCTGCGCGGATCGGCGGGCCGCGGCAGGCATCGTCACCGTGACGGCCTGGCCGCGATCCATCTGGAGCTCGTCACCCTGGCCGAGGACCGCGCCGTCGTCACCTGGTACACGGGAGTGCCCGGCAGCGACGACGGCCTGGGCCACATGCTGCCCGCGGTCACGGAGGGCGAGGTCGTCTACGGCACCCGCCCCGGCCGCCTCAACCGCGTCGCGGCGGAGGAGGGGCCGGTGGCGCACCACTACGTGGAGCTGACGGACCTGGAGCCTGGGCAGACGTACTACTACCAGGCCCGCTCGCGGGGTGTGGCCGCGACACCCACCCCGCTGCATCTGGTCCGCGGCAACGCCGTCGGCACCAACCGGCACGGCCTCGGCTCGGGCGGCGGCCCGTACTCGTTCACCACACCGCAGCCGCCGCCGGGGCGGCATCTGCTGTCGATCGCGCTCTGCAACGACCTGCACCTGGGTGAGACGACCGCCGGTCTGGTGACCGGCGTTCCCCTGCTGCGCGGGGTGCGACAGGAGCAGGGACTGGCGCCGTATCCGGAGATCATGAGCCGCGCGGTGGTCGAGGAGGCCCGGCTGCGGGGAGCGGACGTGCTGCTGGCCGCCGGGGACATCTCGGCCGGCGGCGGGGCACAGGACCTGGCCGAGGCCAAGCGGATCCTGGACGGTTTCGGCATCCACGGCAGGGACTACTTCGTCGTCCGCGGAAACCACGACCGCCCCGGGCACGGCAACTGCCGCTCCTGTGCCGGCGGTTGCGGCGACTCCTTCCGCGACGGGTTTCTCGACGGCGACGGGCCGTCGTACTTCTCCCGCGACCTCGGCGGTCTGCGGATCGTCGGGCTCGACACCTACGAGAAGGACGGGAACGGCGCCGACTCGGGCGGCCTCGGCGGTGAGCAACTGTCGTGGTTCCGGGCCCGGTTGAGGGAGGCCAAGGACCAGCCCACCGTGGTGTTCGGGCATCATCCGCTGGCCGTGCGGGACTCCGTCTTCCCGGTGACGGGCGGGCAGCGCCTCGGCCGTCGTCAGGCCCGTTCCATCCTCGACGCCTATGCCGGCGCACCCGGCGTCTTCCTCCATCACGCGGGCCACACCCACCGCAACAAGCGCACGGTGCTGCCGCAGGCCCCGCACGTCACGATGCAGGAGGTCAGTGCGGTCAAGGAGTACCCCGGCGGCTTCTGCCTGGTGCGGATCCATTCGGGCGGGTTCGCCGTCAACCACTACAAGGCGCGCGGTGCCGCGGCCCGCGAATGGGGCGAGCGCAGCCGCCGCGTGGCC